tcttttttgctgaaaaaaccttttctgttaaaaaaaagatGTTCGTTTACAAATGGTGTTACCCTAGCTACATGAGTGCCATCAATGCATCCTATCACTCCTGGTAATCcaaatttttgcacaaaatgAAGTTTGGCTTTTCTGGACATTAATAATTTCGGATAAAATTTTGGATACATTATCGGTATCCTTTCCAACTGAACGTTGATATGAACCTTCAGCGAAAAACCTTAGACTTGCCGCCAATTTTATAAGATTAGGTTTTCGTTGAGTATTTCTAAAAATGCATGCTTACTTAACCGATAGCTGGAAATAAACCTGAAGCAAAAAGAAACCATCTCAAGTCGACAAGTACAAATGTTTTAGCAAAACTTACGTGGAATACAATGCAGAAAGGGATTTAGAATGGTCTCTCAAATGCCGACATAAAATTACCATAAAAAATAacattgtttctttaataaaaactttattttaaattttttttaattttgaatcaacaaattctcttttatttgttttgtcaaactgtcactaagaaatcagctgtttcgaaatgaaattcgaaatcaaatgaaatcgtaCGAATTGCAGAACACCTAAAACAAAATCGTACGAATTGTAATTTCGGATCCGAATTGAAATCGCGCGATTTCCAGAACATGCCTGTATTGGCGATACTTGTGTTTTGGTGTTCTTTGTTAGTTTTTGCATTGCCTTTGCACTTGTGTCAATTTTCTTGAAATAATGAAAGTAACCatctttgattaaaaaaaaaaaaacacgttaaactgaaataaaaatgcggaaagtgaaaaatttgtttattctcAAGGTGTAAAATCATTCTTGACAaactgtaaataataaaaaaaaactaatttaggTTGCGACTTCGCCACATTATTTAAATCTCGTTTTTAGTATAAATGCATTCTGTAGTCGTTTCAGTTGTAAATGGTCAACTACAATACTGATCAGAGAACTGCATGAGTGCCTAATTTCCGTACTTAGAGTAAGCTTGCTTCAAAAGTGATGGCGGTGTCCACTCACACTCATAGACATGCATTGTGAGCTAACATCTACTCAAAGAACTATGAGTGGAGAAGCTACTGAGCCAGTCGAATACTTGctattgcatattaattgtatttgttttacacattcttctttttgattttcactgacaagtggtgatcatactcaagactagcaaaggaaaaagcaagacacactcatcaccagtagcgcgtgtacttgagtgtttattattgtattgttgttcgtCTATTCTTTTTTTGTCGTGCTTCAGTTTTTTGTGCGTTGTTTATTAAGaactgcaaacttttttgttgttttatgtatgctGAAGCAAGTGTGTCATTCGTTGTGGAACATTTCCTGCaagaacaatgtcaaccttttgactgttcgtacgataattagaattataaaaatgtttatcatgtaaaattgaaatatttatatccctttttaatatagtcaaagtttgcttttggaaaaaaagcgattattatttcttgtccatgcatatacacactaattattgttttgttgatcatttgacCTTCAGCTGTTTCTTACAGGGGTTTAGCACATGGATAACGGCGTCTTCGGCTGCTCGATCTGCCACTCGtgtaaatcacatacaaaacacacaaaacgagCGTGCAAAGAACAATAAAGTATTAAATGAACTCAATACTCAGAGAGTTGCTAAAATTTGAGAATGTCATTTACTCAAAccgctttttttgtgttgtcgctCAGCTTAAGTAATAACATGAATAAGCAGAAGAGAGTTAGGTGTTTCTTTAACCGCTTTGAGCTAAGTGGAAAAATTCTGTGAGTGTGAGTATGAGAAATATGCGAGTAAGCACGCGGTGTATTTTGAGTGGCGGTGCACTTCTGCGGGTCTCTGATActgattataaaatataaaaaaataacgtataaatttggaaaattgaaCATTCcattacacagttttatttaaaattcctaATGAAACATATGTACCGTATTTATAACCCGTCAAAAATTACTGTTTTCTGACCGTAtcttttatgaaatttcaaatatatttgttcCAATGTATAGAaccaaaatatatgcatatataataaagtaaaaaaaaaataagcccACATACCTGTACTCCTCCAGAAGGTTGATGTATCATGATCCGAGCATTAGGAAGGGAATATCTCATACCTGTAGTACCTGCAGTTAGCAGTAAAGAACCCATAGAACAGGCTTGACCAACACACCATGTTGAAATTGGAGGTTTTACATACTGCATTGTGTCATATATTGCCAGTCCTGCAGTTACAACTCCGCCAGGAGAATTAATATACATGTGAAttggtttattaaaattttcagattgAAGAAATAACAGCTGAGCCACAACTAAAGAACTTAAATCATCATGTATTGGTCCCATTACACACACAATACGTTCTTTTAATAATCGTGAGAAAATATCATAAGCGCGTTCTCCTCTACCCGTTTGCTCAACAACCATAGGAATTAGATGAATATACCTTTTGTTTGACGTTGTTTGTTCCTAAAACAATacaatttagtatatatatttatac
This portion of the Zeugodacus cucurbitae isolate PBARC_wt_2022May chromosome 3, idZeuCucr1.2, whole genome shotgun sequence genome encodes:
- the LOC128920512 gene encoding ATP-dependent Clp protease proteolytic subunit isoform X2; amino-acid sequence: MLRQALPWIWKTTLEQTTSNKRYIHLIPMVVEQTGRGERAYDIFSRLLKERIVCVMGPIHDDLSSLVVAQLLFLQSENFNKPIHMYINSPGGVVTAGLAIYDTMQYVKPPISTWCVGQACSMGSLLLTAGTTGMRYSLPNARIMIHQPSGGVQGQATDIQIQAEEIIKLKKQLTNIYVKHTKQCYDKLQQNMERDNFMSPEEAKKMGLIDHVLEHPPQAEVEGEVMSTVKLSEAEV
- the LOC128920512 gene encoding ATP-dependent Clp protease proteolytic subunit isoform X1; amino-acid sequence: MHFSRVYNSVHCIVAYKLLYTVHTVENLIRGEFSVEQTTSNKRYIHLIPMVVEQTGRGERAYDIFSRLLKERIVCVMGPIHDDLSSLVVAQLLFLQSENFNKPIHMYINSPGGVVTAGLAIYDTMQYVKPPISTWCVGQACSMGSLLLTAGTTGMRYSLPNARIMIHQPSGGVQGQATDIQIQAEEIIKLKKQLTNIYVKHTKQCYDKLQQNMERDNFMSPEEAKKMGLIDHVLEHPPQAEVEGEVMSTVKLSEAEV